A region of Candidatus Dormiibacterota bacterium DNA encodes the following proteins:
- a CDS encoding adenylyltransferase/cytidyltransferase family protein yields MSTPAAALACVTGRFQPVHAQHLELFEIALRGADRLVVAITNPDPGALREEATSAHRHRPSANPFSYYERVRMLEAALADRGLVERTTMVPFDLTRPEHWPGYVPLHARHLVRAYSDWERRKAGLLAAAGYAVQVIEGDPVGRLSGTVIRARIEQGSDWEELVPAAVVPVLKTLLTPVTTADRR; encoded by the coding sequence GTGAGCACCCCGGCGGCTGCCCTGGCGTGCGTGACCGGGCGTTTCCAGCCGGTGCACGCCCAGCACCTGGAGCTGTTCGAGATCGCCCTGCGCGGCGCCGACCGGCTGGTGGTGGCGATCACCAACCCCGACCCCGGCGCGCTCCGCGAGGAGGCGACCTCGGCGCACCGGCACCGGCCCTCGGCCAACCCCTTCAGCTACTACGAGCGGGTTCGGATGCTCGAGGCCGCGCTCGCCGACCGCGGCCTCGTCGAGCGGACCACGATGGTGCCGTTCGACCTCACCCGGCCCGAGCACTGGCCCGGCTACGTGCCCCTGCACGCCCGGCACCTGGTGCGCGCCTACAGCGACTGGGAACGGCGGAAGGCGGGGCTGCTCGCCGCTGCCGGATACGCCGTCCAGGTCATCGAGGGTGACCCGGTCGGGCGTCTGTCCGGGACCGTCATCCGAGCCCGGATCGAGCAGGGCTCGGACTGGGAGGAGCTGGTGCCCGCCGCGGTGGTCCCGGTGCTCAAGACCCTGCTCACCCCGGTCACGACAGCCGACCGGCGATGA
- a CDS encoding alkaline phosphatase family protein: MRPASDRDDRLPIVLVVLDGLGDRPIPELGGRTPAEAAHTPNLDALARAGASGWHLPFGWGRAPTSELAHWAMFGFAGVPFPGRAVLEALGAGLPVVPNTAVAHAALRTSCRERDLLWITGRAGRADESDAAALLAELEPVLAPLEVRLQPLGGGGEALLTSPAHANADVTDSDPFFETLHPWLRPLPTSPRGAAFAEALTAVLGAARAHLVASGVNAARRQRGLPALDVLTTKWAGTRGEIPSFVEQVGVAGAAVTGTRLYRGLAAALGMSAIHLPAVDDLESDLASRVQAATELVAGGARFVHVHTKATDEAGHSKQPHAKRDVLTAVDRGLAGLSGLAAGAIVAVTGDHATPSTHGVMHAGEPTPLVVAGPTVRADEVTEFGERPAHRGWYGHIRADELLPLLLGQANRPVLLGHRITPRPVIALADHPEPLRVPEP, translated from the coding sequence ATGAGACCGGCCAGCGACCGAGACGACCGCCTGCCGATCGTCCTGGTCGTGCTCGACGGGCTGGGCGACCGGCCGATCCCGGAGCTCGGCGGGCGCACCCCGGCCGAGGCCGCGCACACCCCGAACCTCGACGCGCTCGCCCGGGCCGGTGCCAGCGGCTGGCACCTGCCCTTCGGCTGGGGCCGCGCCCCGACCTCCGAGCTCGCGCACTGGGCGATGTTCGGCTTCGCCGGCGTCCCGTTCCCCGGCCGCGCGGTGCTGGAGGCCCTCGGCGCCGGCCTGCCGGTCGTCCCCAACACCGCCGTCGCCCACGCCGCGCTGCGAACCTCCTGCCGCGAGCGCGACCTGCTCTGGATCACCGGCCGGGCGGGCCGGGCGGACGAGTCCGACGCGGCCGCGCTGCTGGCCGAGCTCGAGCCCGTGCTCGCCCCCCTCGAGGTGCGGCTGCAGCCGCTCGGTGGCGGTGGCGAGGCGCTGCTGACCTCGCCCGCCCACGCCAATGCGGACGTGACCGACTCCGACCCGTTCTTCGAGACCCTCCACCCCTGGCTGCGGCCCCTGCCCACCAGCCCGCGCGGCGCGGCCTTCGCCGAGGCGCTGACCGCGGTCCTGGGTGCCGCGCGCGCCCACCTCGTGGCCAGCGGGGTCAACGCGGCCCGGCGGCAGCGCGGGCTCCCCGCGCTGGATGTGCTCACCACGAAGTGGGCGGGGACGCGCGGGGAGATCCCGAGCTTCGTCGAGCAGGTCGGAGTCGCCGGCGCGGCGGTCACCGGCACCCGCCTCTACCGAGGCCTCGCCGCCGCGCTCGGCATGTCCGCGATCCATCTCCCAGCCGTCGACGACCTCGAGTCGGACCTCGCGTCCCGGGTGCAGGCCGCGACCGAGCTGGTCGCCGGCGGGGCACGGTTCGTGCACGTGCACACCAAGGCGACGGACGAGGCCGGCCACAGCAAGCAGCCCCACGCCAAGCGGGACGTGCTGACGGCGGTCGACCGGGGCCTCGCCGGCCTGTCCGGGCTGGCGGCGGGCGCGATCGTCGCGGTCACCGGCGACCACGCCACCCCGTCCACCCACGGGGTGATGCACGCCGGTGAGCCGACCCCGCTCGTCGTCGCCGGCCCCACCGTGCGGGCCGACGAGGTGACCGAGTTCGGGGAGAGGCCCGCCCACCGAGGCTGGTACGGCCACATCCGCGCCGACGAGCTGCTCCCTCTGCTGCTCGGCCAGGCCAACCGGCCCGTCCTCCTCGGCCACCGGATCACGCCGCGCCCGGTCATCGCCCTCGCCGACCACCCGGAACCGCTGCGCGTCCCGGAGCCCTGA
- a CDS encoding acyl-CoA dehydrogenase family protein, translating to MTREGSVGISDRVRDHTERFRRLLDDEVAPLEQQLAGRGVGTAGQPHLDEAGRMHPEVWEARREVQRRAARAGLYAPHTAAEVGGGGFSRVEMHHVEEFVYRHSGLGLGLAALAWTEGPSPAFEHCSAAARERYLTPLIDGEITAAFANTEPDVGSDVLRMSTRARPDGGDWIVSGRKSWITNAHFADVVAVVAVTEPGAGTRSLSMFLVDGDAPGFRRGRDIPTMLDDGLTGELELTDVRVPAENVVGQIGDGFALAMSWINWRRLCRGGMCAGWGAWLLDRALAYAQERRSGGRPIASLQAVQHLLASMDADIYQARAASLVAQAELDELGPFRIPLHPDAPRLISLVKLINDEAFFRVADNAVQARGARGLLRGSPEEKLFRVARNLRIPAGTVEIQRNAIARGLLRHREPVS from the coding sequence ATGACGCGTGAGGGCAGCGTCGGCATCAGCGACCGGGTCCGCGACCACACCGAGCGGTTCCGCCGCCTCCTCGACGATGAGGTCGCACCGCTGGAGCAGCAGCTCGCCGGCAGGGGCGTCGGCACCGCCGGGCAGCCGCACCTGGACGAGGCCGGGCGGATGCACCCGGAGGTCTGGGAGGCGCGCCGAGAGGTGCAGCGCCGTGCCGCCAGAGCCGGTCTGTACGCGCCGCACACCGCCGCGGAGGTGGGTGGGGGCGGCTTCTCGCGGGTGGAGATGCACCACGTCGAGGAGTTCGTCTACCGGCATTCCGGTCTGGGTCTCGGGCTGGCGGCGCTGGCCTGGACCGAGGGTCCCAGCCCGGCGTTCGAGCACTGCTCGGCGGCGGCGCGCGAGCGGTACCTGACCCCGCTGATCGACGGCGAGATCACCGCGGCGTTCGCCAACACCGAGCCGGACGTCGGCTCCGACGTGCTGCGGATGTCGACCCGGGCCCGACCCGACGGCGGCGACTGGATCGTCAGCGGGCGCAAGTCCTGGATCACCAACGCGCACTTCGCCGATGTCGTGGCGGTGGTGGCGGTCACGGAGCCCGGTGCGGGCACCAGGTCGCTGTCGATGTTCCTGGTCGACGGCGACGCCCCCGGGTTCCGCCGCGGCCGCGACATCCCCACGATGCTCGACGACGGACTGACCGGCGAGCTCGAGCTCACCGACGTCCGGGTGCCGGCGGAGAACGTCGTCGGGCAGATCGGCGACGGCTTCGCGCTGGCGATGTCGTGGATCAACTGGCGGCGGCTGTGCCGGGGCGGGATGTGTGCGGGCTGGGGGGCGTGGCTTCTCGACCGCGCGCTCGCCTACGCCCAGGAGCGGAGGTCCGGAGGCCGGCCGATCGCCTCGCTGCAGGCGGTGCAGCACCTGCTGGCGAGCATGGACGCCGACATCTACCAGGCCCGGGCCGCGTCGCTGGTCGCCCAGGCCGAGCTCGACGAGCTGGGGCCCTTCCGCATCCCGCTGCACCCCGACGCCCCCCGGCTGATCAGCCTGGTCAAGCTGATCAACGACGAGGCCTTCTTCCGGGTCGCGGACAACGCGGTGCAGGCCCGCGGCGCCCGGGGGCTGCTGCGCGGCTCCCCCGAGGAGAAGCTGTTCCGGGTGGCGCGGAACCTGCGCATCCCGGCCGGGACCGTGGAGATCCAGCGCAACGCCATCGCCCGCGGCCTGCTGCGCCACCGGGAGCCGGTGTCGTGA
- a CDS encoding S8 family serine peptidase: MRRRWLVSVLALCVAPVAMSLSSVAGDSAPGTSRYVVVLKSSAVASDVASTATGLGATVDSLFGTVDTLVVSLPRLALGTLQHDPRVAYVTPDRPVQLLAGTTPATLPAVPTGVARIGAAPALNPDGTVAVTTSPARKAAVALLDTGIMNRPDLNVVGGHDCSSSSGDLSGSTADDNGHGTHVAGIVAGRGIPGVIGVSPGTPLYAVRVFDADGSGSTSAVICGLNWVAKNAAADNIKVVNMSLGGQGSDDGNCGATDQDPLHTAVCRVTGAGVTVVAAAGNESGDLAGSAPAAYGEVLAVTAMADFDGKPGGLVSTSPCSGRQKDDTAATFSDYAVPGSADANHTIAAPGVCITSTWNDGGTKTISGTSMASPHVAGLVARCIDAGPCTGMTPARIIARLRADAAARPADQGFLGDTSHPIAGKYYGNLAHDTGY, translated from the coding sequence ATGCGCCGTCGATGGCTGGTTTCCGTGCTCGCGTTGTGCGTCGCCCCGGTGGCGATGTCGCTCTCTTCGGTGGCGGGAGACTCCGCCCCCGGGACCTCGCGGTACGTCGTCGTCCTCAAGAGCTCCGCCGTGGCCTCGGACGTGGCCAGCACCGCGACCGGGCTGGGCGCCACCGTCGACAGCCTCTTCGGGACGGTCGACACCCTCGTCGTGTCGCTCCCGCGGCTCGCCCTCGGCACCCTCCAGCATGACCCACGGGTCGCCTATGTCACGCCTGATCGGCCCGTCCAGCTCCTCGCCGGCACGACGCCGGCGACGCTCCCAGCGGTGCCCACCGGCGTTGCCCGGATCGGCGCCGCACCCGCGCTCAACCCCGACGGCACGGTCGCGGTCACGACCTCCCCGGCCAGGAAGGCGGCGGTCGCCCTCCTCGACACCGGGATCATGAACCGGCCCGACCTCAATGTTGTCGGCGGTCACGACTGCTCCTCCTCGTCCGGCGACCTCTCCGGCAGCACGGCCGACGACAACGGCCACGGCACCCACGTCGCCGGCATCGTGGCCGGCAGGGGGATCCCCGGCGTGATCGGCGTCTCGCCTGGCACCCCGCTCTACGCCGTCCGGGTCTTCGACGCCGACGGGTCGGGAAGCACCTCGGCCGTGATCTGCGGGCTCAACTGGGTGGCCAAGAACGCCGCCGCCGACAACATCAAGGTGGTCAACATGAGCCTCGGCGGCCAGGGGTCGGACGACGGCAACTGCGGCGCAACGGACCAGGACCCGTTGCACACCGCGGTCTGCCGGGTGACCGGTGCCGGCGTGACCGTCGTGGCCGCCGCCGGCAACGAGAGTGGGGACCTGGCCGGCTCGGCGCCGGCCGCCTATGGCGAGGTGCTTGCGGTCACCGCCATGGCCGACTTCGACGGCAAGCCGGGCGGCCTCGTGTCCACGAGCCCGTGCAGCGGCCGGCAGAAGGACGACACCGCCGCCACCTTCTCCGACTACGCCGTCCCCGGCTCGGCCGACGCCAACCACACCATCGCCGCTCCCGGCGTCTGCATCACCTCGACATGGAACGACGGCGGGACCAAGACGATCTCCGGCACCTCCATGGCCTCGCCCCACGTCGCAGGCCTTGTCGCCCGCTGCATCGACGCCGGCCCCTGCACCGGCATGACGCCGGCCCGGATCATCGCCAGGCTCCGGGCCGACGCCGCCGCCCGACCGGCGGACCAGGGCTTCCTGGGCGACACGAGCCACCCGATCGCCGGGAAGTACTACGGCAACCTGGCACACGACACCGGGTACTGA